The proteins below come from a single Caenibius sp. WL genomic window:
- the rpoN gene encoding RNA polymerase factor sigma-54, whose amino-acid sequence MALGPRLDLRQSQQLVMTPQLQQAIKLLALSNLEIETFIGEALAANPLLELGESAGGETPAPDAPPEPAQPEYVAPAREEAAVDQMIDEGLAAADQPLDIDPAALDTDRDTGDGALFGGDSGFPAGSGEASAIDMPGDAAESLAAHLAAQVGAAAQDERSAAIAMYLVGLLDEAGYLTVPLRDAAHDLAIPLDEAEAALALVQSLDPTGVGARDLAECLALQAREADRYDPCMARLIDNLDLLAKGGIKQLKRICEVDDEDFADMLAELRGYDPKPGLRFGGNGGNRAVVPDILLRPRADGGWDIALNQASLPRLVINRSYYLELRKGCPDKAARAWLSEKLADANWLIKALDQRQKTILKVTAEIVRQQDGFFRRGVLELKPLTLKAVAEAIDMHESTVSRVTANKYLHCARGTFELKYFFSSGVAAADGAGAVSAEAVKAQIKALTDAEEPGAILSDDALVDLLRARGFDLARRTVAKYREAMGIGSSVQRRRQKALEAVR is encoded by the coding sequence ATGGCGCTCGGGCCCCGCCTCGATCTCCGGCAATCGCAACAACTGGTGATGACGCCGCAGTTGCAGCAGGCGATCAAGCTGCTGGCGCTGTCCAATCTCGAAATCGAAACCTTCATCGGTGAAGCGCTGGCCGCCAATCCCCTGCTCGAACTGGGCGAGAGCGCGGGCGGCGAAACGCCCGCCCCCGATGCGCCGCCCGAACCCGCACAGCCGGAATATGTCGCCCCCGCGCGCGAGGAAGCGGCGGTGGACCAGATGATCGATGAAGGCCTGGCCGCGGCCGACCAGCCGCTCGATATCGATCCCGCCGCGCTGGATACCGACCGCGACACCGGCGACGGCGCGCTGTTCGGCGGGGACAGCGGGTTTCCGGCGGGCAGCGGCGAAGCCAGCGCCATCGATATGCCGGGCGATGCGGCGGAAAGCCTCGCCGCCCATCTGGCCGCGCAAGTGGGCGCGGCGGCGCAGGACGAACGCAGCGCCGCCATCGCCATGTACCTTGTCGGGCTGCTGGACGAAGCGGGCTATCTCACCGTGCCCTTGCGCGACGCCGCCCACGATCTGGCGATCCCGCTGGACGAGGCGGAAGCCGCGCTGGCGCTGGTCCAGTCGCTCGACCCCACGGGCGTCGGCGCGCGCGATCTGGCCGAATGCCTCGCTCTGCAAGCACGAGAGGCCGACCGGTACGACCCCTGCATGGCCCGGCTGATCGACAATCTCGATCTGCTGGCCAAAGGCGGCATCAAGCAGTTGAAGCGGATCTGCGAAGTCGATGACGAGGATTTCGCCGACATGCTGGCCGAACTGCGCGGCTACGATCCCAAACCGGGCCTGCGGTTCGGCGGGAACGGCGGCAACCGGGCGGTGGTGCCCGATATCCTGCTGCGCCCGCGCGCCGATGGCGGCTGGGACATCGCGCTCAACCAGGCGTCCCTGCCCCGGCTGGTGATCAACCGGAGCTATTACCTCGAACTGCGCAAGGGCTGCCCGGACAAGGCCGCCCGCGCCTGGCTGAGCGAGAAGCTGGCCGATGCCAACTGGCTGATCAAGGCGCTGGACCAGCGGCAGAAGACCATTCTCAAAGTGACGGCCGAAATCGTCCGCCAGCAGGACGGCTTTTTCCGGCGCGGCGTGTTGGAATTGAAGCCGCTGACGCTGAAAGCCGTGGCCGAAGCGATCGATATGCATGAATCGACCGTCAGCCGCGTGACCGCGAACAAGTATCTTCACTGCGCGCGCGGCACGTTCGAACTGAAATACTTCTTCTCCAGCGGCGTCGCCGCCGCCGATGGCGCGGGCGCGGTTTCGGCCGAGGCGGTGAAAGCGCAGATCAAGGCGCTGACCGACGCGGAAGAACCGGGCGCGATCCTGTCTGACGATGCGCTGGTCGATCTGCTGCGCGCCAGGGGGTTCGATCTCGCCCGGCGCACCGTGGCCAAATATCGCGAGGCCATGGGCATCGGCAGTTCGGTCCAGCGGCGGCGGCAGAAAGCGCTCGAAGCGGTAAGGTAG
- the lptB gene encoding LPS export ABC transporter ATP-binding protein has translation MSSLDDPRPAQPHEKTNAAPPIPQGGLEVISIAKSYDKRAVLTDISLSVGKGEVLGLLGPNGAGKTTCFYSIMGLVRPDSGRILMDGVDVTKLPMYRRAILGLGYLPQETSIFRGMTVEQNINCVLEMAEPDKDVRREELERLLDEFGLVRLRESPAMALSGGERRRCEIARALAAKPSIMLLDEPFAGIDPLSISDIRHLVIDLKERGIGVLITDHNVRETLDIVDRACIIYGGQVLFAGSPEDLVADENVRRLYLGENFTL, from the coding sequence ATGAGCTCCTTGGACGATCCCCGCCCGGCCCAGCCGCACGAAAAGACCAACGCCGCCCCGCCGATTCCGCAAGGCGGGCTGGAAGTGATCTCGATCGCCAAAAGCTATGACAAGCGCGCGGTGCTGACCGATATCTCGCTTTCGGTGGGCAAGGGCGAAGTGCTCGGGCTGCTCGGCCCCAACGGCGCGGGCAAGACCACCTGCTTCTATTCGATCATGGGGCTGGTGCGCCCCGATTCGGGCCGCATCCTGATGGACGGGGTCGATGTCACCAAGCTGCCGATGTATCGCCGGGCGATTCTCGGCCTCGGCTATCTGCCGCAGGAAACCTCGATCTTCCGTGGTATGACGGTGGAACAGAACATCAATTGCGTGCTCGAAATGGCCGAGCCCGACAAGGACGTTCGCCGGGAGGAACTGGAACGGCTGCTGGACGAATTCGGGCTGGTCCGCCTGCGCGAAAGCCCGGCCATGGCGCTGTCGGGCGGTGAGCGGCGGCGGTGCGAAATCGCCCGCGCGCTGGCGGCCAAGCCGTCGATCATGCTGCTGGACGAACCCTTCGCCGGGATCGACCCGCTATCCATTTCGGATATCCGCCATCTGGTGATCGATCTCAAGGAACGCGGGATCGGCGTGCTGATCACCGACCACAACGTGCGCGAAACGCTGGATATCGTGGATCGCGCCTGCATCATCTACGGCGGGCAGGTGCTGTTCGCCGGGAGCCCGGAAGACCTCGTGGCCGACGAGAACGTGCGGCGACTCTATCTGGGCGAGAATTTCACCTTATGA
- a CDS encoding metallopeptidase TldD-related protein, producing the protein MFDLSRAEERCDALIALARRFGADAADAVAIGDMSEGVQVRLGALEDVERSESEAAGLRVFVGRRSASIHASDLSDAALTELAERAVAMARAAPEDPYAGLAPEELLAKGPFPALDLEDASEPSPQQLRAMAEEAEDAARAVAGVTNSEGGSAGFGRSVMALATSHGFSAGYGATSHSVSASVVAGQGGGMQRDYAWRQARHAGDLLSPADIGRMAGERAVARLNPGRLPSKAMPVILSPRVSNGIIGHLVGAMSGAAIARRSSFLLDRLDDTLFDTSIRILDVPHRPRGLRSRPFDGEGLPTAERALVEGGKVTGWLADSASARQLDIAPTGHASRGAGGGPGISVSNVHIAAGAQSPEELMADIADGVYITELFGHGVNGVTGDYSRGASGFRIVNGALAGAVAEFTIAGNLIDMFAAMIPANDLEMHRAMNAPTLRIDGMTIAGD; encoded by the coding sequence ATGTTCGATCTTTCCCGTGCCGAGGAACGGTGCGACGCGCTGATTGCGCTTGCCCGCCGTTTCGGGGCTGATGCCGCCGACGCGGTCGCCATCGGCGATATGTCGGAAGGGGTGCAGGTGCGCCTCGGCGCGCTGGAAGATGTCGAACGATCCGAAAGCGAAGCGGCGGGCCTGCGGGTGTTCGTCGGCCGCCGGTCGGCTTCGATCCATGCCAGCGATCTCAGCGATGCGGCGCTGACCGAACTGGCCGAACGCGCCGTGGCCATGGCCCGCGCCGCGCCCGAAGATCCCTATGCCGGGCTGGCGCCGGAAGAACTTCTGGCCAAAGGCCCGTTCCCCGCGCTCGATCTGGAAGATGCCAGCGAACCTTCGCCGCAGCAGTTGCGCGCCATGGCGGAAGAAGCGGAGGACGCCGCGCGCGCGGTGGCGGGCGTCACCAACAGCGAAGGCGGCAGCGCCGGTTTCGGCCGCTCGGTCATGGCGCTGGCGACCAGCCACGGCTTTTCAGCCGGATACGGGGCGACCAGCCATTCGGTCAGCGCCAGCGTGGTCGCCGGGCAGGGCGGCGGGATGCAGCGCGATTACGCCTGGCGGCAGGCGCGCCATGCCGGCGATTTGCTCAGCCCGGCGGACATCGGCCGCATGGCGGGCGAACGGGCGGTGGCCCGGCTCAATCCCGGCCGCCTGCCGAGCAAGGCGATGCCGGTGATTCTTTCCCCCCGCGTCAGCAACGGGATCATCGGCCATCTGGTCGGCGCGATGTCGGGCGCGGCCATCGCGCGCCGCTCCAGCTTTCTGCTCGACCGGCTGGATGATACGCTGTTCGATACGTCGATCCGCATTCTCGATGTGCCGCACCGCCCGCGCGGGCTGCGCTCGCGCCCGTTCGATGGCGAAGGCCTGCCCACGGCGGAGCGGGCGCTGGTCGAAGGCGGCAAAGTCACCGGCTGGCTGGCCGACAGCGCTTCGGCCCGGCAACTGGATATCGCCCCCACCGGCCATGCCTCGCGCGGGGCGGGCGGCGGGCCGGGCATTTCGGTCAGCAATGTCCATATCGCGGCAGGCGCGCAGAGCCCGGAAGAGCTGATGGCGGACATTGCCGACGGCGTTTATATCACCGAACTGTTCGGCCATGGCGTCAACGGGGTGACGGGCGATTACAGCCGCGGCGCTTCGGGTTTCCGCATCGTCAACGGGGCGCTGGCGGGGGCGGTGGCCGAATTCACCATCGCGGGCAACCTGATCGATATGTTCGCCGCGATGATCCCGGCCAACGATCTGGAGATGCACCGAGCGATGAACGCGCCGACGCTGCGGATCGACGGGATGACGATCGCGGGCGACTAA
- the ppa gene encoding inorganic diphosphatase: protein MRIDLIPTGDNPPESLNVIIEVPAGGEPVKYEFDKESGALFVDRILHTPMRYPANYGFIPHTLSPDGDPLDALVISRSPFIPGCVVRARPIGVLNLEDEHGGDEKLICVPVDTTFPYYSDVGERQDLPSIIFQQIEHFFTHYKDLEKEKWVRVGQWGDAAEARRVVIEAVERAKEAKNG from the coding sequence ATGCGCATCGACCTGATTCCCACGGGCGACAATCCGCCCGAAAGCCTGAATGTCATCATCGAAGTTCCCGCTGGCGGCGAACCGGTGAAGTACGAATTCGACAAGGAATCGGGCGCGCTGTTCGTCGACCGTATCCTGCATACGCCGATGCGCTATCCGGCCAATTACGGCTTCATCCCGCACACGCTTTCGCCCGATGGCGATCCGCTGGACGCGCTGGTGATCTCGCGCTCGCCGTTCATTCCGGGCTGCGTCGTGCGGGCCCGCCCGATCGGCGTGCTCAATCTCGAAGACGAACACGGCGGCGATGAAAAGCTGATCTGCGTGCCGGTGGACACCACGTTCCCCTATTATTCGGACGTGGGTGAACGGCAGGATCTGCCCTCGATCATTTTCCAGCAGATCGAGCACTTCTTCACCCATTACAAGGACCTGGAAAAGGAAAAGTGGGTCCGCGTCGGCCAGTGGGGCGATGCCGCCGAAGCGCGCCGCGTGGTGATCGAAGCGGTGGAACGCGCCAAGGAAGCCAAGAACGGCTGA
- the hisS gene encoding histidine--tRNA ligase, translated as MATQTPQAIRGTQDIFGAEAEAFARVVETFERLRRLYRFRRVEMPVFEKTAVFSRSLGETTDVVSKEMYSFDDRGGESLTLRPEFTAGIARAYLTDGWQQYAPVKIATHGPLFRYERPQKGRYRQFHQIDAEVIGAAEPQADVELLVMADHLLKELGIADGVTLQLNTLGDGASREAWRTALIDYFRTHRAELSEDSQDRLERNPLRILDSKDPRDKPFTAGAPRIDDYLSGEAQDFFGAVTAGLDAAGVAWTRAPALVRGLDYYRHTAFEFVTDRLGAQGTVLGGGRYDGLLEALGGPATPAVGWAAGIERLAMLLDGVGETAPDAILAIEDDGALQFGIRALAALRRAGLSADMIATGSPKKRFDKAVKANATVLAGVTLRDGQPAVNLRGAADAAAYITAQQVFEALLD; from the coding sequence ATGGCGACACAGACACCGCAAGCGATCCGGGGCACGCAGGACATTTTCGGGGCAGAGGCCGAGGCTTTCGCCCGCGTGGTGGAAACTTTCGAACGCCTGCGCAGGCTTTACCGTTTCCGCCGCGTGGAAATGCCGGTCTTTGAAAAGACGGCGGTTTTTTCCCGTTCCCTGGGTGAAACGACCGATGTGGTCTCGAAAGAGATGTATTCGTTCGACGATCGCGGCGGCGAATCGCTGACGCTGCGCCCCGAATTCACCGCCGGGATCGCGCGGGCCTATCTCACCGACGGGTGGCAGCAATATGCCCCGGTCAAAATCGCCACCCACGGGCCGCTGTTCCGCTACGAACGTCCGCAGAAAGGGCGGTATCGCCAGTTCCACCAGATCGACGCCGAAGTGATCGGCGCGGCCGAACCGCAGGCGGATGTCGAACTGCTGGTCATGGCCGATCACCTGCTCAAGGAACTGGGCATCGCCGACGGTGTGACGCTGCAACTGAACACGCTGGGCGACGGGGCCAGCCGCGAGGCTTGGCGCACCGCGCTGATCGACTATTTCCGCACCCACCGGGCGGAACTGTCGGAAGACAGCCAGGACCGGCTGGAACGCAACCCGCTGCGCATTCTCGATTCGAAGGACCCGCGCGACAAGCCGTTCACGGCGGGCGCGCCCCGGATCGACGATTACCTTTCGGGCGAAGCGCAGGATTTCTTTGGCGCGGTGACGGCGGGGCTGGATGCGGCGGGCGTTGCCTGGACCCGCGCCCCGGCGCTGGTGCGCGGGCTCGACTATTATCGCCACACGGCGTTCGAATTCGTCACCGACCGGCTGGGCGCGCAGGGCACCGTGCTGGGCGGCGGGCGCTATGATGGCTTGCTGGAGGCACTGGGCGGCCCGGCGACCCCGGCGGTCGGCTGGGCGGCGGGTATCGAACGGCTGGCGATGCTGCTGGACGGCGTGGGCGAAACCGCGCCCGATGCGATTCTCGCGATCGAGGATGACGGGGCGCTGCAATTCGGCATTCGCGCGCTGGCCGCGCTGCGCCGGGCGGGCCTTTCGGCCGATATGATCGCCACCGGATCGCCCAAGAAGCGGTTCGACAAGGCGGTGAAAGCCAATGCCACGGTGCTGGCCGGGGTGACTCTGCGCGATGGGCAGCCCGCGGTGAATCTGCGCGGGGCCGCCGATGCCGCCGCCTACATCACCGCGCAGCAGGTTTTCGAAGCGCTGCTGGACTGA